GGCCCGCGTGGTTCGGCCGTTGTCGCCGGTACAGTGAATAGGTGGCTTCTGATCGGCGATGAGACGGCTATGCCCGCCATTGGCCGGCGAATTGAGGAAAGCGGGGCTGAAACGACGATTACGACAATCGCCGCAGTCGCAGACCCGCAAGAGCAGCAGTCGTTTGAGACAGGTGCAACGCTCACGATGCGCTGGGTTTACCGTCCTCTCTCCGATGCGACGAATGCCGAACCGCTGATCGCTGCTTTGGCAGGAATCGACATCGTTCCCCAGACATTCGTCTGGATCGCGGCTGAGGCGTCAGTGGTGCGGGCAATCCGCTCTTATCTCACCGAAGATCGCGGATATCCGCTTAGCTGGATCAAGGCATCGGGCTATTGGGTCAAGGGCAAGGCCGATACGACCGAGAAGTTCGGATAGCAGCGGACTGATGGCGTTTAGGAGCTTCCGCCCATCGCTCAGGGAATGGCCCCATCTGCGGAGGGGCCACCGAGCTCCGTCTCGATCGTGTTCACCATTGCTGCCCGTGCGGCGCGAAGCCGCTCATTCTCGTTTTGCCGTGCGGCGGAACATCGGGCGGATGGCCGTGTTTCTAAGCAAAGGAGATACGGCCATGGATGCAGACCACACCAACCCCCAAGCCGAACAGCGCCGCGCGAAGGACGTCGGACCAATTGCTCCGCCAACGGTCCGACCGCCGGACACAAAGGATGAAAGCGAGTGACCCGTCGTAGCACTGAGAAGTCATGCCAGCGACCATGCGGAGATTGGAGGTAGCGCGATGGCCAGAGACAAGGAAGAAGCAATTCGTCAGCGTGCCTACGAGATCTGGGAGCAGGAAGGTCGCCCGGAAGGGAATGCGCTTCGCCATTGGCTGCAGGCATCCGATGAATTCAGCGAAGACGAGGAACATGAGACATTGCAGGAATTGATCGACGAGGATGATCGCGACGATGCCGCTCTGCTGCAGGGTGCAGGTGAGAGCGGCGATATTCACTCTCGTCGCTAGTCGATCGACAGGCGCTTTTCGGTCTTGGCGTCGAAGAGATGCAGTTTGCCGAGATCCGGCATCATCCTGACGGTGTCGCCGGCCTGCAGGGACAGGCGCTCCCGCACCGTGGCGACAACCGGATCCAATCCGAGCCTGGCATTAATCTGGGTTTCGGCTCCGGTGGGTTCGATCACCGCCACCTCGACACTCACGCCGTTCGAATTGACGGATAGATGTTCCGGGCGAATGCCATAGATCACCTCCGAGCCTCGCGCTGACGAAGCACTTTCCGGCAGCGGCAGGCGCGCGCCACCATCGGCAATGAACTCCAACGGTCCCGAACTGCTGATCTTGCCCCTGATGACATTCATGCCCGGTGAGCCGATGAAGCCGGCGACGAAGAGATTGGCCGGCCGGTCGTAGAGATCGAGCGGCGAGCCGATCTGTTCGACGTAGCCGTCGCGCATCACCACGATCCGGTCCGCCATCGTCATGGCTTCGATCTGATCGTGCGTGACGTAGACCGTCGTCGTTTGCAGTCGCTGGTGCAACTGCTTGATTTCCGAGCGCATCTGCACGCGAAGCTTCGCATCGAGATTGGACAGCGGCTCATCGAAGAGGAAGACTTGCGGCTGGCGGACGATCGCGCGGCCCATGGCGACGCGCTGACGTTGGCCGCCGGAGAGATTTCTCGGGTAGCGGTCGAGCAGATGTTCGAGACCGAGGATCTGCGCGGCGTCACGGACGCGACCTCTGATCTCATCCTTCGGCGCCTTCGCCAGCCGCAGCGAAAATCCCATATTCGCCTCGACGGTCATATGCGGATAAAGCGCATAGGACTGAAAGACCATGGCGATGTCGCGCTCCTTCGGCGCCACATTATTGACGACCCGGCCGCCAATCGACACCTTGCCGCCAGAAATCTCTTCAAGCCCCGCGATCATGCGCAGCAAGGTTGACTTGCCGCAGCCGGAAGGGCCGACGAGGATGACGAATTCCCCGTCGCGGATGTCGATGTCGACCCCATGCAATACCTCGAAGTGACCATAGCTCTTGCGGACATTCGCCACGTTTACGGACGCCATAACTGTCTCCGGCTAGAAAACTGATATCGATCTGCACTCGCTCACCCGGAGCGATATGCGGTGATGAACGCGCCTGCTATCGAGGCGCCGTTGCGGCAGCGTAAGGCGCCAGCGCTGCATCAATAGCGGCGAGGCAGAGTTCGCGAGCATTCGGTGCGATGCGTTTCTCCACCACGTCGGGATAGAGGCGAGCAAGATGCTGGCTGATCAGCGTTTCCGGGATAATGTCGGGAAGTAGGGCAAACAGGCGTTCGACCGCCGCCGCCGCACGCGCATCGGGCCAGTAATAGCGGATGCGGTCGCTGTAGCTGAAATGTCGTTGCAGGCGCTGTTCGTCGGGCGTACCGCCGTAGTGGCCGGCCCAGTGGCCGGGCTCGGCGAGCATGATCTCTTCCATAGTCGCTTTCAGCCCGTCAGCGCGTCTGTCTCCGGCTAGAATGGCAGCGATCGCGTCGAGGCCATAGAGGGCTTCGCGCAATGCGAAAGTGAGCCCAGGGCCGACTTTCAGGATTGCAAATCCGCCATCGACGAGCGCCGAAAGCGAAGCGGCCGGTTGATAGTCAGTGGAATGGGCTTCGAACAGCAGACCTTTCATCTCATCGAGCGCGGAGATCAGCGTCTTTGCACGATCCGGCTTGTAGAGCGCGACATTGGCGTTGCCGAATTCGACGCCCGGTTGGACGACGATGGCGATAATGCGCTCCAGTGCCGCACCGACGCCCGCTTTGATGAAAGCCTGGCGATGAACATCAAGCGTGCTCAAAGCGGCTTCCCGTTGCGTGACGTCGAGTTCGGCCAAGGCATGCGTTGCGCCGCCCGGCGGCGGCACTTCGGTGCCGATGACATAGGTCGGCAGACGAGCACCGATACGGCGGGCAGCGTCTTCCGCCGCCCTCGCCAGGCGCGCTGCCCTTGCGGCGGTCAACTCGTCGGCAAGTGCCGATGGCTCACCGGCGCATCCCATCGACGTATCGAGATGCAGTTTTTCGAAACCGGCCTCGACATAGGCCGTCACCATGGCTTCGGCTCGGGCCATGGCATCCTCGGCGCCGAGCTTTCTCCACGGGTTCGGGCCGAGATGGTCGCCGCCGAGTATGATGCGATTGGTGGGAAAACCGATACTCCCTGCAATCTGCTCGATAAAGGCTCGGAAGTCCGCCGGCGTCATGCCAGTATAGCCGCCTTCCTGATTGACCTGGTTGCAGGTCGCCTCGATGAGGACCGCTTCTCCCTGCAGGGCCGCACGTCGCAACGTGGCTTCGATCACAAGCGGATGGGCGGAGCAGACAGATGTGATGCCGCGCGGCAGGGGCAGGCCCCTTCCGCCGAACAGTTTTGCCAGGGCGATCCGGCGGTTCTGGTCGATTGCGGCGCTCATACCAGTGTCACGACCTTGGTGAGGTGGCGCGGCGAGACGGTATCGATGTGGCGCGCCTGCGCGGCGCGTTCGCCGAGGATCTGCAAGGCCGGCAGGACGACGAGACCGGCGAGCGACAGATCGACATCGACGGGAACCTCCAGATCGCCGGGGCCGCCGAGACCGATGACGACAGCCCCCTTCTCGCGCAGTTCGCCGACAAGCTTGGCCTCGGCTTGTCTCTGGTCCGAGCTGTAAAGCATGACGGCTGCCGTCTTTTCGTCGACGAGGCTGATCGGCCCGTGACGATATTCTAGCGGATGAAAGGCCTGCGTCATCAGTTGGCTCATTTCCATCAGCTTGAGGGCGCCTTCGAGTGCGATACCGAAAAGCGGCCCGCTGCCCAGGAAGACGAAGTGCGAGCGGTCCTTGATGATATCGGGTAGCCCGGCATCGAGCGCGTTCGCCAACTTTTGAGCCGATGTGACCACCGAGGCCGGGACGATCTGGCCGATCATCTGCAGGCTCAGCAACACCATGAGGCTTGCCGATACCGTCATGACGATGCCCTCGTCGGGATGGGTCGGCGAGCAGATCAACCGGTCGCAGTTTTTCGCAAGCGCGCTTTCGGGCTCGACCGTCACGGCAGTCACGAAGGCTCCGGCTGCGCGGCTCGCTTTGGCGGCGGCAACCGTTTCCGTCGTCTCGCCGCTTCGCGAGAGCGCAACCACATGCGTCTTCTGCCATTCCGGCCAGAAGGACGAGGGTCGGTTCAGCCATTCTGCGCCGGGAACTGCGATCGCCTTGCGCTTGAGGCTATTGGCATGGGCGGCGAGAGACAGAGCGAGGTTGAAGGAGGTGCCGCAGCCGACAAAGACGAGGAGATCGTCTGCCTTGCCGCTGGCCGCATTCGAGCCGATAGCCTTTTCCCAATAAGGGAACTGCTCGAAGATTACCTTTTCGGTCGTGTTCATGTTGTCTCCGATTATTTGACCGAACCAGCCAGCAGACCGCTGACGAGGTAACGGTTGAGGAAGATGACGACGAGGGCAGGGATGACGATCGCAATCGATCCGCTTGCCGTGATCAGCCCGTAGTCGATGAAGTTCTTGGTGACGAATTCGGGAATGAGAACCGTCAGGGGTTTTGTCGCCTGCGGCGAGAAGATGAGGGGGACGAGATACTGGCCCCACGCCCCCAGGAAGGTCAGGATGGCAGCCGCCGTCAGGCCGGGACCGGCAAGCGGCAGCACGATCTTGAAGAAAATATAGAGGCGGCCGGCACCATCGATCTGTGCCGCCTCTTCGAGAGCGATCGGAAGCTGCTCGAACACACTGCGCAATAGCCAGAGCGAGAGCGGCAGATAGGCCGAGACATAGATCAGCGAGACCCCGGTATAGGTATCAACCAGGTGCATCTTGATCATGATCTGATAGAGCGGGATCAGCACCGCATAGGCAGGGATGGCCAGTGTCGCGACGACAGCGCCAAACAGAAGCTGACGTGCGGGAAAGCGCATCCTGGTGAAGGCGTAGGCGCCGAGTGCCGAGATTGCGACGCAAAGCAGCGTGGCAGCCACCGAAGTGATCACACTATTGAGCAGCGCGGCACGGAACTGTTTCCAGACCTCCACCCCGCCGATCCGCGAAATGTTGATGCCGAGCAGGCGCGAATAGTGGTCAAGCGTGAAATGCTGCGGGAAGAAGCGGATCGGCCGCGTCGAAAAATCTTCCGTCGGCGTCACGGAGCTTGCGAGCGTCCAATAGATCGGGCCGAGCGACCAGATCAGCAGCACGGCAAGACCGGCCCAAATCATCAGGCGATGGAGAAAGCTTGGTTTCATCAGTCGAACCGTGTGTTGCGATAGACGCGCAGGACGTAGACGAGCGAGACCAGCAGCGACACCAGCGTGATGACGACCGAAAGCGCCATGCCGTAGGAGAAGCGCAGGTTCTGAAATGTCTCGAGATAGATCTGGACGAGGATCGGCCGCGTTTCGAGGCTCGACCCGGCCAATACCCAGGCTTCGTCGAAGAGGTTGAAGGCGTTGACGGTCGCGTTCGTCATGGCAACGGCAATGGCGCTGCGTACGAGGGGAAGCGTCACCAGGCTGAACATCTGCACCCGCGTCGCGCCGTCGATACGGGCGGCCTCGTAAAGATGGGCCGGGATGCTCTGCATGGCGGCGAGCACGATGACGATCGTCAGCGGCATCATGCGCCAGACATGCACGACGGTGACTGCGATGATCGCGCTCGTCCGGTCGTTGAACCAGACATGATTTTCGAAGGGCAGGCCAAGTGCGACGAGGATGCCGTTCAAGAGGCCGGCGCCGGGCTGGTAGATCCACAGCCAGATGACGGAGTTGACGACGCCGGGAAGCGCCCAGGGCAGGATGACGGCCGCAAGCACCCATTGCCGCCCGACTTTCACCTGATTGATTAGCGCTGCGGCGAGCACGCCAAAGACGGTTTCGGCAGCGACGGCAAGGACGACGTAAATGAGCGTATTCGTCCAGGTCGACGCCAACTGTCCGTCCGACAGCATGCGCATGTAGTTTTCCAAGCCAACGAAGGGTGTTCCCGCCTGCATCGGATTAACCCGGTGCAGCGAGTCCCAGACCGTTCGTCCCATCGGATAGAAGACCAGCGCTGCCATCGTCACAAGGATCGGCAGCACCAGCAGCAGTCCGAGCATGGTGTCGGCGTTGAGGCCGACACTACGCTTGGCTGCCACACCTTCAGCGGTGGCTGTTGTCATTGCGCCATCGCCTGCTTGGCGGCATCAGCGATGGCCTGCATGGCCTGATCAACCGTCATCTGGTCCTTCGCCGCGCTGTTGATCGCCGTATTTACCGCGCTTGAAAACTGCGGGTACCACGGCGGCGTTCCCTGCTGGAACAACGGCTCGACGGTCTTCGACTGCGCGACAAGTGCGTCGCCGCTGGTCAGCTTGCCTTCCGTATTGAGTTCGGAAAGAGCCGATGTGCGTGTCGGCAGGAAGCCGTTTGCCGCGTTCTTCTTCTGGAACTCCTTGCTGGTGAACCATTTGACGAAGGCGATCGCCGCTTCCTTGTTCTGCGACACGTTCGGAATGGCGAGTGCTTCCGGAAGGCCGAAGCTGCGGGTCTGGCCGCTTTCGGTCGGCACGAGGATCGCTTCCACCTGGCCGGCGACCTTGGACTGTTTCGGATCGTTCATCTGACCCAGGCGGCCGGGTTCGCCCGAGATCATGATGCTGGTCAGTCCCTGGGCAAACATGCTCTCGTTGATCTGGCTGTCCTTGAGGCCAGTCGAGGCCGGATCGACCAGACCGTCTTTCAAGAGCGATAGTTCGAAGGCGAGTGCCTTGTAGCCGGCTGAATCCGGCGTGAGGAAAAGCGGCTTGAAATCCTTGTCGAAGAGTTCGCCACCGAAGGCCTTGGTCAGCAGGTACCAGCTTGTCGAAGCACCTTCCGTTGCCGAGAGCGGCAGGCCTATCGGATAGGTGGAGATGCCCTTCTCCTTGATCTTCCTGGCCGCGGCGACCAGCGCATCAAGTGTCTTGGGCATCTCGGTAACGCCGGCATCCGTGAAGTGCTTCTTGTTGACCAGCATGACACGGAAGTCGTTGGTGTAGGGCACGCCGAGCAACTGACCGTCGACAGTGAAGATCTTCGCAACGCCGATGTCGTTGACCGTGTCCTTATCGATCACATCATTCAGTGGCATGTACCAGCCGGCGGCGCTGAACTGACCCGTCCAGGACCAGTCGAATTCAGTGACATCGGCCGGCGCCGTGCCGGCGACCAGCGCCGTTACGAGTTTCGGGCGAATGTCGTCCCATGACAGGGTCTGAAGATCGACATGAATGCCGGTCTCGGCTTCAAAATCGGCAGCGACCGTGGCTCCCTGCGGCG
The window above is part of the Rhizobium sp. WYJ-E13 genome. Proteins encoded here:
- a CDS encoding ABC transporter ATP-binding protein, producing MASVNVANVRKSYGHFEVLHGVDIDIRDGEFVILVGPSGCGKSTLLRMIAGLEEISGGKVSIGGRVVNNVAPKERDIAMVFQSYALYPHMTVEANMGFSLRLAKAPKDEIRGRVRDAAQILGLEHLLDRYPRNLSGGQRQRVAMGRAIVRQPQVFLFDEPLSNLDAKLRVQMRSEIKQLHQRLQTTTVYVTHDQIEAMTMADRIVVMRDGYVEQIGSPLDLYDRPANLFVAGFIGSPGMNVIRGKISSSGPLEFIADGGARLPLPESASSARGSEVIYGIRPEHLSVNSNGVSVEVAVIEPTGAETQINARLGLDPVVATVRERLSLQAGDTVRMMPDLGKLHLFDAKTEKRLSID
- a CDS encoding D-tagatose-bisphosphate aldolase, class II, non-catalytic subunit, whose protein sequence is MSAAIDQNRRIALAKLFGGRGLPLPRGITSVCSAHPLVIEATLRRAALQGEAVLIEATCNQVNQEGGYTGMTPADFRAFIEQIAGSIGFPTNRIILGGDHLGPNPWRKLGAEDAMARAEAMVTAYVEAGFEKLHLDTSMGCAGEPSALADELTAARAARLARAAEDAARRIGARLPTYVIGTEVPPPGGATHALAELDVTQREAALSTLDVHRQAFIKAGVGAALERIIAIVVQPGVEFGNANVALYKPDRAKTLISALDEMKGLLFEAHSTDYQPAASLSALVDGGFAILKVGPGLTFALREALYGLDAIAAILAGDRRADGLKATMEEIMLAEPGHWAGHYGGTPDEQRLQRHFSYSDRIRYYWPDARAAAAVERLFALLPDIIPETLISQHLARLYPDVVEKRIAPNARELCLAAIDAALAPYAAATAPR
- a CDS encoding SIS domain-containing protein, encoding MNTTEKVIFEQFPYWEKAIGSNAASGKADDLLVFVGCGTSFNLALSLAAHANSLKRKAIAVPGAEWLNRPSSFWPEWQKTHVVALSRSGETTETVAAAKASRAAGAFVTAVTVEPESALAKNCDRLICSPTHPDEGIVMTVSASLMVLLSLQMIGQIVPASVVTSAQKLANALDAGLPDIIKDRSHFVFLGSGPLFGIALEGALKLMEMSQLMTQAFHPLEYRHGPISLVDEKTAAVMLYSSDQRQAEAKLVGELREKGAVVIGLGGPGDLEVPVDVDLSLAGLVVLPALQILGERAAQARHIDTVSPRHLTKVVTLV
- a CDS encoding carbohydrate ABC transporter permease, whose protein sequence is MKPSFLHRLMIWAGLAVLLIWSLGPIYWTLASSVTPTEDFSTRPIRFFPQHFTLDHYSRLLGINISRIGGVEVWKQFRAALLNSVITSVAATLLCVAISALGAYAFTRMRFPARQLLFGAVVATLAIPAYAVLIPLYQIMIKMHLVDTYTGVSLIYVSAYLPLSLWLLRSVFEQLPIALEEAAQIDGAGRLYIFFKIVLPLAGPGLTAAAILTFLGAWGQYLVPLIFSPQATKPLTVLIPEFVTKNFIDYGLITASGSIAIVIPALVVIFLNRYLVSGLLAGSVK
- a CDS encoding carbohydrate ABC transporter permease, whose translation is MTTATAEGVAAKRSVGLNADTMLGLLLVLPILVTMAALVFYPMGRTVWDSLHRVNPMQAGTPFVGLENYMRMLSDGQLASTWTNTLIYVVLAVAAETVFGVLAAALINQVKVGRQWVLAAVILPWALPGVVNSVIWLWIYQPGAGLLNGILVALGLPFENHVWFNDRTSAIIAVTVVHVWRMMPLTIVIVLAAMQSIPAHLYEAARIDGATRVQMFSLVTLPLVRSAIAVAMTNATVNAFNLFDEAWVLAGSSLETRPILVQIYLETFQNLRFSYGMALSVVITLVSLLVSLVYVLRVYRNTRFD
- a CDS encoding sugar ABC transporter substrate-binding protein — protein: MRKFILPLLASAALVIALPALADDAKPLAGQSITVLMPSPQGATVAADFEAETGIHVDLQTLSWDDIRPKLVTALVAGTAPADVTEFDWSWTGQFSAAGWYMPLNDVIDKDTVNDIGVAKIFTVDGQLLGVPYTNDFRVMLVNKKHFTDAGVTEMPKTLDALVAAARKIKEKGISTYPIGLPLSATEGASTSWYLLTKAFGGELFDKDFKPLFLTPDSAGYKALAFELSLLKDGLVDPASTGLKDSQINESMFAQGLTSIMISGEPGRLGQMNDPKQSKVAGQVEAILVPTESGQTRSFGLPEALAIPNVSQNKEAAIAFVKWFTSKEFQKKNAANGFLPTRTSALSELNTEGKLTSGDALVAQSKTVEPLFQQGTPPWYPQFSSAVNTAINSAAKDQMTVDQAMQAIADAAKQAMAQ